One genomic segment of Linepithema humile isolate Giens D197 chromosome 5, Lhum_UNIL_v1.0, whole genome shotgun sequence includes these proteins:
- the Nos gene encoding nitric oxide synthase, salivary gland translates to MKDHDGAAHQKKPTKLRNLADKTEAFDSLHVKNSEKTLCTNQACLGSVMQIPTHGTEPRTKEEILIQAKDFLEQYFTSIRRLNSDAHRARWESVQREVVSTGTYQLTETELVFGAKLAWRNAARCIGRIQWSKLQVFDCRYVTTTSGMFEALCNHIKYSTNKGNIRSAITVFPQRTDGKHDYRVWNHQLINYAGYKNPDGTILGDPANVEFTEVCIKLGWKGARTRFDILPLVLSANGHDPDYFDIPSDLVLEVSLSHPTYNWFEKLGLKWFAVPAVSGMVFDCGGLVFTAAPFNGWYMSTEIGSRDLCDAQRYNMLETIASNMGLDTRTSTSLWKDKAMIEANVAVLHSFQMKNVTIVDHHTASESFMKHYENEMRLRNGCPADWLWIVPPISGSATPVFHQEMALYYLKPSYEAQDPAWKTHIWKKGRDKKATTKKPRRKFHFKQIARAVKFTSKLFGRALSRRIKATVLFATETGTSQMYAEKLGELLGHAFHSQVLSMAEYDISNIEHEALLLVVTSTFGNGDPPENGEVFAQSLYAMKMNDTYINSENKISLATSKSFIKANSQTEVGGSKKLDRLDSLRGSTTDSQTEDTFGPLSNVRFAVFALGSSAYPNFCAFGRYVDNLLGELGGERLARLAQGDEMCGQEQTFRKWAADTFAIACETFCLDDDDTLLEVALSLGSEALSAATVRFVEAEPQPIVKALSKCHNRNVTMCNMLRRSNLSGDELSGTTLLLELDDIVGMDISYKPGDHLGVFACNRVELVEKILQRVQSTFDADAPIELQMQKQAHTPNGIVKTWIPHDRYLPNSFRMLLTRFLDITTPPTPNLLRYFASIASNAKERTQLDLLASDPAAYEDWRHWKFPNLAEVLDEFPSVTPFAPLLLLHLTPLQPRFYSISSSPLVLRGQIHLTVAVVQYQTQGGSGPVHYGVCSNYLREISEGELLYVFVRSAPNFYMPMETKSPIILVGPGTGIAPFRGFWHHRFAQMKLQQNQMFGKIWLFFGCRQKTLDLYRQEKKEMLEAGVLDKVFLALSREPGLKKTYVQDLIQAEASQIYAMVVYERGHFYVCGDCTMAEDVYQTLKQIIQTHGNMTDKEVEAYMLTLRDENRYHEDIFGITLRTAEVHNRSRETARIRMAAEP, encoded by the exons ATGAAAGATCACGATGGAGCAGCTCATCAAAAAAAGCCTACAAAGCTCAGGAATCTCGCGGATAAAACGGAGGCATTTGATTCCTTGCATGTGAAAAATTCAGAg aaaactCTTTGCACGAATCAAGCATGTCTTGGTAGTGTGATGCAAATACCGACTCATGGAACTGAGCCACGTACCAAAGAGGAAATTCTGATCCAGGCGAAAGACTTTCTGGAACAATATTTCACTTCCATTCGAAG aTTAAACAGCGACGCTCATCGCGCACGCTGGGAGAGCGTACAAAGAGAAGTGGTTTCCACTGGTACATATCAGTTGACGGAAACAGAATTGGTTTTCGGCGCAAAATTAGCTTGGCGAAACGCTGCAAGATGCATTGGTCGTATACAGTGGTCCAAGTTGCAG GTTTTCGATTGTCGCTATGTTACAACCACGAGTGGCATGTTTGAGGCTTTATGCAACCACATTAAGTACAGCACAAACAAAGGAAACATcag gtCTGCGATAACAGTGTTTCCACAACGCACTGATGGAAAACATGATTATAGAGTATGGAATCatcaattgattaattatgcAGGATACAAAAATCCAGATGGCACTATTCTTGGCGACCCTGCTAATGTTGAATTTACAGAG GTTTGCATTAAATTAGGATGGAAAGGTGCGCGGACCAGATTTGATATACTCCCGTTGGTTCTATCTGCCAATGGACACGATCCGGATTATTTTGACATTCCCAGCGATCTGGTACTCGAAGTATCTCTCAGTCATCCCAC GTACAATTGGTTTGAAAAGCTGGGCCTGAAGTGGTTCGCTGTCCCGGCCGTATCCGGGATGGTTTTCGATTGCGGAGGTTTAGTTTTCACCGCGGCACCTTTCAACGGCTGGTACATGAGCACGGAAATCGGCTCCAGAGATTTATGCGATGCGCAACGATACAATATGCTCGAGACAATAGCGTCGAACATGGGTCTGGACACAAGGACGTCCACGTCATTGTGGAAAGATAAAGCTATGATAGAAGCCAACGTCGCGGTGCTGCATAGCTTTCAGATGAAAAACGTGACAATCGTGGACCACCATACAGCTTCGGAATCCTTTATGAAACATTACGAAAACGAGATGCGTCTGCGAAACGGCTGTCCCGCAGATTGGCTGTGGATTGTGCCGCCAATATCTGGCTCCGCCACGCCGGTGTTTCACCAGGAAATGGCGCTCTATTATTTGAAGCCCTCTTACGAAGCCCAGGATCCAGCATGGAAGACTCACATATGGAAGAAGGGGCGCGACAAGAAAGCGACGACAAAGAAACCAAGACGGAAGTTCCACTTCAAGCAGATCGCGAGAGCGGTGAAATTCACGTCTAAACTGTTCGGACGTGCGTTGTCCCGTCGAATAAAAGCAACCGTGCTGTTCGCCACGGAAACTGGCACTTCCCAGATGTACGCGGAGAAGTTGGGTGAACTGCTGGGTCATGCTTTTCACTCTCAGGTACTTTCAATGGCGGAATACGATATCAGCAACATAGAACACGAGGCTCTACTGCTAGTGGTGACTTCCACCTTCGGAAACGGCGATCCGCCGGAAAACGGGGAGGTCTTCGCCCAGAGTTTGTACGCGATGAAGATGAACGATACTTACATAAACAGCGAGAATAAAATAAGCTTAGCGACATCCAAGTCGTTCATCAAGGCTAACAGTCAAACGGAAGTGGGCGGATCGAAGAAGTTGGACAGATTAGATTCATTGCGCGGTTCCACAACGGACTCGCAGACCGAGGACACCTTCGGTCCTCTCAGCAACGTTCGATTCGCCGTATTTGCACTGGGCTCGTCCGCTTATCCGAATTTCTGCGCATTCGGCCGTTACGTCGACAACTTGCTGGGCGAATTGGGCGGAGAGCGGCTGGCGCGCCTGGCCCAAGGTGACGAGATGTGCGGACAGGAGCAAACCTTTCGCAAATGGGCAGCTGACACTTTCGCCATTGCGTGCGAAACATTCTGCTTGGACGACGACGACACATTACTGGAAGTGGCCCTGTCTTTGGGCTCTGAAGCGCTGTCTGCTGCCACGGTCCGCTTTGTGGAAGCTGAACCTCAGCCGATTGTCAAAGCATTGAGCAAATGCCACAACAGAAATGTGACGATGTGCAATATGCTTCGAAGAAGCAACCTGAGCGGTGACGAGTTGAGTGGAACAACATTGCTCCTGGAGCTGGACGACATAGTGGGCATGGATATCTCTTACAAGCCTGGGGATCACTTGGGTGTATTTGCATGCAATCGAGTGGAACTTGTGGAAAAGATCCTGCAGCGTGTGCAGTCCACTTTTGATGCCGATGCACCAATCGAGCTGCAAATGCAGAAACAAGCGCACACTCCTAACG GCATTGTAAAAACATGGATACCTCATGACAGATATTTACCAAACTCCTTCAGAATGCTGTTAACTCGATTTCTGGACATCACGACTCCACCTACGCCGAATCTCTTGAGATATTTCGCATCGATAGCTTCGAACGCAAAAGAACGGACGCAACTTGATCTTCTGGCCtct GATCCAGCGGCTTATGAGGACTGGAGACACTGGAAGTTCCCCAATCTGGCTGAAGTTCTGGATGAATTTCCATCTGTAACTCCGTTTGCTCCGTTGCTTTTGCTTCATCTAACACCTTTGCAGCCGAGATTTTACAGTATCTCATCATCTCCACTCGTACTTCGAGGACAAATACACCTTACAGTTGCAGTGGTACAATACCAAACGCAAG GCGGTTCCGGACCGGTGCATTATGGTGTTTGCTCCAATTATCTGCGGGAAATATCCGAAGGTGAACTACTATATGTATTTGTTCGAAG cGCACCAAACTTTTACATGCCGATGGAAACTAAATCGCCAATAATATTGGTTGGACCGGGCACTGGAATTGCTCCCTTCCGTGGCTTCTGGCATCATCGATTCGCTCAGATGAAACTTCAGCAAA ATCAAATGTTTGGTAAGATATGGCTGTTCTTTGGCTGCCGTCAAAAGACTTTGGATCTATACAGACAAGAAAAGAAGGAAATGTTAGAGGCTGGTGTCTTGGATAAGGTGTTTTTAGCACTATCCCGAGAGCCTGGTCTCAAGAAG ACTTATGTGCAAGATTTGATCCAAGCAGAAGCGTCTCAGATTTACGCAATGGTAGTATATGAACGCGGCCACTTTTATGTTTGCGGAGACTGCACAATGGCGGAAGATGTTTATCAGACTTTGAAGCAAATCATACAAACGCATGGCAATATGACGGACAAAGAAGTTGAAGCGTATATGTTGACACTCAGG GATGAGAATCGCTACCATGAAGATATATTTGGTATAACATTACGCACGGCCGAGGTACATAATCGATCACGGGAAACAGCCAGAATTCGAATGGCTGCCGAACCATGA
- the LOC105675282 gene encoding glycerol kinase — protein sequence MLEKVKGTGPFVGAIDEGTSSARFLVFDVLHRKVVASHQIEIKQKYPQEGWVEQDPKEILQAVIECIKETVKKLKDIGLTIADIKAVGITNQRETTLVWDKETGEPLHNAIVWHDMRTTTTMENVLDGVPNKTRNKNYLKPLCGLPMSPYFSALKIRWLIDNVPRVKQAMDAEKCAFGTVDTWLIWNLTKGQLHITDVSNASRTMLMNIDTLKWDSLLCRFFGIPQHILPEIRSSAEVYGHISNPEVLAGVPIAGCVGDQQGALLGQLCLKPGQAKATYGTGCFLLCNTGTMRVDSTQGLITTVAYKIARSPAVYALEGSVAVAGAALSWLRDNMQILTNIGQTQDLAERVRCSGDVYFVPAFSGLYAPYWQQDARGVICGITEDTQQYHIIRAALEAVCFQTRDILEAMVKDSGTKLTTLQVDGGMTVNNLLMQTQADLTGITVVRPNMVETTALGAAVLAGIGAGLIDISDVDASQITKFSPLIDEDERDLKYSKWKMAIERSMKWDCSTNLGNN from the exons ATGCTCGAGAAAGTAAAAGGAACTGGACCTTTTGTGGGTGCTATTGATGAAGGAACAAGCAGTGCTAGATTTTTG GTGTTTGATGTACTGCATAGAAAGGTAGTTGCTTCACATCAAATCGAGATTAAGCAGAAATATCCTCAGGAAGGATGGGTGGAGCAAGATCCAAAAGAGATATTACAAGCCGTAATAGAATGTATAAAGGAGACTGTGAAAAAGTTGAAGGACATTGGTTTAACAATTGCGGATATCAAAGCTGTTGGAATTACCAATCAAAGGGAAACGACACTGGTTTGGGATAAAGAAACTGGAGAGCCATTGCATAATGCAATTG TATGGCATGATATGAGGACAACTACAACCATGGAAAATGTGTTGGATGGTGTTCCTAATAAAACGAGAAACAAGAATTATTTGAAACCTTTATGTGGTTTACCAATGTCTCCCTATTTTAGTGCTCTCAAGATACGTTGGTTGATAGACAACGTTCCTCGTGTGAAACAAGCGATGGATGCAGAGAAGTGTGCCTTTGGAACAGTTGACACATGGCTCATTTGG AATCTCACCAAGGGCCAGTTGCATATTACGGATGTGTCAAATGCATCTCGCACAATGCTAATGAATATTGATACATTGAAATGGGATTCTTTATTGTGCCGCTTTTTTGGTATTCCGCAACATATTCTTCCTGAAATACGTTCCAGCGCAGAAGTTTACGGACATATTTCCAATCCTGAAGTACTTGCAGGTGTACCCATAGCAGGT TGCGTGGGTGATCAACAAGGAGCTCTTCTCGGTCAGTTATGTTTAAAACCTGGTCAAGCAAAGGCCACGTATGGCACAGGATGCTTTTTGCTTTGCAATACAGGAACTATG AGGGTCGATTCGACGCAAGGCTTGATAACTACTGTTGCTTACAAGATCGCGCGATCCCCGGCCGTTTACGCGTTAGAAGGATCCGTCGCTGTTGCCGGAGCTGCTTTATCCTGGCTGCGGGATAATATGCAAATTCTTACTAACATCGGACAGACGCAGGATTTGGCAGAACGTGTGAGATGCTCTGGCGATGTGTATTTTGTACCGGCCTTTTCAGGATTGTATGCGCCTTATTGGCAGCAGGACGCGCGCGG agTAATTTGCGGTATTACCGAGGACACGCAACAATATCATATTATACGAGCAGCGTTGGAAGCAGTTTGCTTCCAAACGAGAGACATATTGGAGGCAATGGTAAAAGATTCAGGAACGAAATTAACAACTCTGCAGGTTGACGGAGGTATGACAGTGAACAATTTATTGATGCAAACACAAGCAGATTTGACGGGCATAACTGTTg TGAGACCAAATATGGTTGAGACAACAGCACTGGGTGCCGCTGTTCTAGCTGGCATTGGTGCAGGCTTAATCGACATAAGTGATGTGGATGCATCTCAAATAACCAAGTTTTCACCTCTGATTGATGAAGATG aaagagaTCTCAAATATTCCAAGTGGAAAATGGCTATTGAAAGATCTATGAAATGGGATTGCTCCACCAATTTagggaataattaa